The uncultured Desulfobulbus sp. genome window below encodes:
- a CDS encoding ATP-binding protein, producing MNKLLLISGCLVLFFPLTVSAAQKIILSSASFGFIVGLPALIAVLVIVLCLRQLFQLKRQNQALGTELGLHRELIAGAPFPIIQINDELKIISANRVAQERFGPDPLVGGSFPKLCPREAAHPLLQVLKSGDLPADIGENTEGMGGATFRLYQSDGKCFGLWYGPPQKEQCLESSESFIAQAEDSANRMKSEFIANINHEVRTPMNAIIGYTEMLVNSPIGDKERRFVRTIHKSSMALVAIFNDIMELSKIDSGRLQIMTSSIRLDSLVREVEGLYRDQAREKGIHLEYQLEAHLPTSFILDGVRIKQVLHNLVSNAIKFTSEGCVQLLVDGVASKEKQDCYDLSFTVQDTGIGIAKTDQQKIFEVFSQQEDTMAKRYGGVGLGLTLCSRLVTMMGGQIELFSTPGEGSRFTVLFLRVPIADSPQEQPVIELDAGMIPAPMTMTLLVVDDVDLIKDVFIDFFQESPHKVITANTGEEALEKAAQEHPDLIFMDLNLSGMDGRMVTEQIRKDDSLKAIPVIVMTGEMLEEEDYQPLFDGFLQKPFRLDLLNELIREYATKKALLLEQQVLSAEPDGAALEVTLGQSVQAVWNDELDQLLRQAVRSGSLSDAAALGAAVGKAGEENKDGLVRTFGGDLLQFSAEPNIMGVDRMLAKLSHFVNRKDV from the coding sequence GTGAACAAACTACTGTTGATCAGCGGCTGTCTCGTCTTATTTTTTCCCTTGACTGTATCAGCTGCTCAGAAAATTATTCTTTCCTCTGCCTCCTTTGGCTTCATTGTTGGCCTTCCTGCACTTATTGCGGTGCTGGTCATTGTCCTGTGCCTGCGTCAACTCTTTCAACTCAAACGTCAAAACCAGGCCTTGGGGACTGAACTGGGCCTGCATCGGGAGCTGATTGCAGGCGCCCCATTTCCCATTATTCAAATAAATGATGAGCTGAAGATCATCTCCGCCAACCGGGTTGCTCAAGAACGGTTTGGTCCAGACCCCTTGGTTGGTGGTTCCTTCCCTAAATTGTGCCCCAGAGAAGCAGCGCACCCTTTACTGCAGGTGTTGAAATCCGGTGATCTGCCTGCAGATATCGGGGAAAACACTGAAGGGATGGGGGGAGCCACTTTTCGTCTCTACCAATCCGATGGCAAGTGTTTTGGCCTCTGGTATGGCCCTCCCCAAAAAGAACAATGTCTGGAAAGCTCAGAGTCCTTTATTGCCCAGGCTGAAGATTCAGCTAACCGCATGAAAAGTGAGTTCATCGCCAATATCAATCATGAAGTTCGCACCCCGATGAATGCTATTATTGGCTACACCGAGATGCTGGTGAACTCGCCCATTGGTGATAAAGAACGTCGATTTGTCCGAACCATCCATAAAAGCAGTATGGCTCTGGTTGCCATATTTAACGACATTATGGAGCTCTCCAAAATCGACTCCGGGCGTTTGCAGATTATGACCAGCTCCATTCGGCTTGACTCTCTTGTTCGTGAAGTTGAGGGGCTGTACCGTGACCAGGCCCGGGAAAAAGGTATTCATTTGGAATATCAGCTCGAAGCCCACCTGCCAACTTCTTTTATTCTTGATGGGGTCCGCATCAAGCAGGTTTTGCACAACCTGGTGAGCAACGCCATCAAATTTACCAGTGAAGGCTGCGTTCAGCTTCTAGTTGATGGTGTTGCCTCCAAAGAAAAGCAAGACTGCTATGACCTCAGCTTTACTGTTCAAGACACTGGAATTGGCATAGCTAAGACTGATCAGCAGAAAATATTTGAAGTTTTTAGTCAGCAGGAAGATACCATGGCCAAACGCTATGGTGGGGTTGGGCTTGGTTTAACACTCTGTTCCCGGCTGGTAACCATGATGGGAGGCCAGATTGAACTTTTTAGTACTCCGGGTGAGGGCTCACGTTTTACGGTGCTCTTTTTGAGGGTTCCCATTGCTGATTCACCTCAAGAGCAACCGGTAATTGAGCTGGATGCCGGTATGATTCCAGCCCCGATGACAATGACTCTGTTGGTGGTTGATGATGTTGATTTGATCAAAGATGTTTTTATCGATTTTTTTCAGGAGAGTCCGCATAAGGTTATCACTGCAAACACTGGTGAAGAAGCCTTGGAAAAGGCAGCGCAAGAGCATCCTGATCTCATTTTCATGGACTTAAATCTCAGTGGAATGGATGGTCGTATGGTAACCGAGCAAATCCGTAAAGACGATTCGCTCAAAGCAATACCTGTGATAGTCATGACCGGTGAGATGCTTGAAGAGGAAGACTATCAGCCTCTTTTCGATGGTTTTTTGCAAAAACCCTTTCGACTGGATTTGCTCAATGAGTTGATTCGAGAGTATGCAACCAAGAAGGCTCTGTTGTTGGAGCAACAGGTATTATCCGCCGAGCCTGATGGTGCGGCCCTGGAGGTGACTCTTGGGCAAAGTGTTCAAGCCGTTTGGAATGATGAACTTGATCAGTTGCTCAGGCAGGCTGTTCGTTCAGGGAGTCTCAGTGACGCCGCTGCCTTGGGAGCGGCGGTGGGGAAGGCTGGAGAGGAGAATAAAGACGGTTTAGTGAGAACCTTTGGTGGTGATTTACTCCAGTTTTCTGCCGAACCCAATATCATGGGGGTTGATCGTATGCTTGCAAAACTATCCCATTTTGTAAACCGGAAGGATGTATGA
- a CDS encoding HlyD family efflux transporter periplasmic adaptor subunit — MTNRKVRVHWSIIVLFIFVETCLVSCNGGKDNGENDKEINLFGNVDIREVQLAFEDGGRVARLLVDEGEEVAANQVVAELDATRYALEVERLSSLVDAQKEVVAKLEQGSRPQEIAKARAGLDSAKASLKEARLYLDRVQVLRVTNRISQQEVDSAKAKVETLEASVRAAQEELSLVIEGPRKQDIKSGQATLQALIAARDLARQRLADIKLRAPVAGVIRSRIVEMGAIVSAGSPVFTLALTNPRYVRAYVNEPDLGKLRSGMKAQIFSDSYPDKSYQGWVGFIASTAEFTPKTVETTELRTKLVYRARVLVCDSEKELRLGMPVTVSVDTTAQPVVAPNCLNE; from the coding sequence GTGACTAATAGAAAAGTAAGGGTTCACTGGTCGATCATCGTTCTATTCATCTTTGTGGAAACCTGTCTTGTTTCCTGCAACGGCGGAAAGGATAATGGCGAGAATGATAAAGAAATCAACCTTTTTGGCAATGTGGACATTCGAGAGGTTCAACTGGCCTTTGAGGATGGTGGACGAGTGGCCCGTCTTCTAGTGGATGAGGGAGAAGAAGTTGCAGCCAACCAGGTCGTGGCAGAACTTGATGCCACTCGTTATGCGCTTGAAGTGGAGCGACTGAGTTCCCTGGTGGATGCCCAGAAAGAGGTGGTCGCCAAACTGGAGCAGGGGAGTCGTCCCCAGGAGATCGCCAAGGCCAGGGCGGGACTTGATTCCGCCAAGGCAAGTCTGAAAGAGGCCAGACTCTATCTTGACAGGGTACAGGTGCTGCGTGTAACCAACCGCATCTCCCAGCAGGAGGTGGACAGCGCCAAGGCGAAGGTCGAGACGCTTGAGGCCTCTGTGCGTGCTGCCCAAGAGGAGCTTTCCCTGGTCATTGAGGGGCCCAGAAAACAAGACATCAAGAGTGGGCAGGCGACACTGCAGGCATTGATTGCTGCCCGGGATCTCGCCCGGCAGCGTCTAGCTGACATAAAATTGCGGGCGCCTGTTGCAGGGGTGATCCGTTCACGTATTGTCGAAATGGGGGCTATTGTCTCTGCTGGCAGCCCGGTTTTCACCCTGGCTCTTACAAATCCACGTTATGTTCGAGCCTATGTCAATGAGCCTGATCTAGGCAAGTTGCGTTCTGGGATGAAAGCACAAATATTTTCCGATTCGTATCCAGACAAATCGTATCAGGGATGGGTCGGCTTTATCGCTTCAACTGCTGAATTTACACCGAAAACCGTAGAAACGACTGAACTACGCACCAAGTTGGTTTACCGAGCTCGAGTTCTGGTCTGCGACTCGGAAAAAGAACTCCGACTGGGCATGCCGGTCACCGTTTCGGTGGATACTACAGCCCAGCCGGTGGTGGCGCCGAATTGCTTAAACGAATGA
- a CDS encoding transporter substrate-binding domain-containing protein: MKQFAKLCILLTVCLFVTVQQASAGELQHQLRAESTIEQVLKRGTLRVGMDVFVPWAMKDKKGQLIGFEIDVAKQLAQDMGVKVQFVPTKWSGIIPALIAGKFDLIIGGMTVTSKRNMQINFTRPYYYTGQGLLANKKMTQGWQLDDFNKPGVTLAARLGSTAAVAAKKRFPLATLRLFDDEPAAVQEVRNGRVHAMVAGQPLPAHSAADAPGLLVAYPEQLMSEPISMGLNKGDVDTLNFLNNWIEQTQAKGWIAQRYAYWFDSTQWKNRVW, from the coding sequence ATGAAACAGTTCGCTAAACTCTGTATCCTTTTAACAGTGTGTCTCTTTGTTACGGTTCAACAGGCGTCGGCAGGAGAGCTGCAGCATCAGCTTCGAGCAGAATCAACCATTGAGCAGGTGTTGAAACGGGGGACGCTGCGGGTGGGGATGGATGTTTTTGTTCCCTGGGCAATGAAAGATAAAAAAGGTCAACTCATCGGCTTCGAAATCGATGTTGCCAAGCAGTTGGCTCAGGATATGGGGGTAAAGGTTCAATTTGTTCCCACAAAATGGTCAGGCATCATTCCGGCACTGATTGCCGGAAAATTTGATCTGATCATCGGCGGGATGACCGTCACCTCTAAGCGGAATATGCAAATCAATTTTACTCGGCCCTATTATTACACCGGCCAGGGGTTGCTGGCCAATAAGAAAATGACCCAGGGTTGGCAGCTGGATGATTTTAATAAACCAGGTGTGACCCTGGCCGCCCGTCTGGGATCCACTGCTGCCGTTGCAGCCAAAAAGCGTTTTCCTTTGGCAACATTGCGCCTCTTTGACGATGAACCCGCCGCGGTACAGGAGGTCCGTAACGGACGGGTCCATGCCATGGTTGCGGGGCAGCCCTTACCGGCCCACAGTGCGGCTGATGCCCCTGGATTACTTGTGGCCTATCCCGAGCAGCTGATGAGTGAGCCCATCAGCATGGGGCTCAATAAGGGAGATGTGGATACCCTCAATTTTCTGAATAACTGGATTGAGCAAACACAGGCCAAGGGCTGGATTGCTCAGCGTTACGCCTACTGGTTTGATTCGACGCAGTGGAAAAATCGCGTCTGGTAA
- a CDS encoding lysophospholipid acyltransferase family protein has translation MADWLRRTSLIVVPRLIWGLVALWFSTLRLKVRGGKEFTAYAQQDTGIAAFWHYSFAYLFWYLRKYPAVIMVSSSNDGEYIARLAEQTGHVAVRGSANRGGVKALLGMIRAMKKHALNGAIVADGSQGPARKAQAGCILAASKSGKPIFPMAWACTRFIRFHSWDKTLLPLPFSTLLIRHGEPLSVPATLTPEQVEAYRQELEFRLNRVYEAAWNELGLEMHDT, from the coding sequence TTGGCTGATTGGTTACGGAGAACATCGCTGATCGTTGTACCGCGCCTTATCTGGGGGCTGGTGGCACTCTGGTTTTCTACCCTGCGCCTCAAGGTGCGTGGCGGCAAGGAATTTACCGCCTATGCGCAGCAGGATACGGGGATTGCTGCTTTCTGGCATTATTCCTTTGCCTACCTCTTCTGGTATCTGCGCAAATATCCGGCGGTGATCATGGTCAGCAGCTCAAACGATGGTGAATACATTGCCCGTCTGGCTGAGCAAACAGGCCATGTTGCGGTGCGGGGGTCGGCCAATCGTGGAGGGGTGAAAGCCCTGTTAGGGATGATTCGGGCAATGAAAAAGCATGCGCTAAATGGAGCCATTGTGGCTGACGGTTCTCAGGGACCTGCTCGAAAGGCTCAGGCCGGATGTATTCTAGCTGCGAGTAAATCAGGCAAACCTATTTTTCCCATGGCCTGGGCCTGCACCCGTTTTATACGCTTTCACAGCTGGGATAAGACCCTGCTGCCTCTACCTTTTTCCACCCTGCTCATACGTCACGGTGAACCATTATCAGTTCCCGCCACCCTAACCCCTGAGCAGGTAGAAGCGTATCGCCAGGAGCTGGAGTTTCGTCTGAACAGGGTCTATGAGGCGGCATGGAATGAGTTGGGGCTGGAGATGCATGATACCTGA
- the ybaK gene encoding Cys-tRNA(Pro) deacylase: MTPAIKLAQKKKISHTVHEYTHDPKVTSYGLEAAEKIGVAPERVFKTLVVSLDNQQLAVGVVPVEGMLNMKRMAKATGAKKAAMADRAVVERTTGYILGGVSPLAQKKRLLTVIDDSALNFATIFVSGGRRGLDIELSPKDLQQLVQARFAEISDQG, encoded by the coding sequence ATGACTCCCGCAATCAAACTTGCCCAAAAAAAGAAGATATCGCATACCGTTCATGAATACACCCATGACCCAAAAGTAACATCCTATGGTCTGGAGGCCGCGGAAAAGATCGGGGTTGCCCCCGAACGAGTGTTCAAAACCCTCGTCGTGAGTCTGGATAATCAACAGCTCGCCGTGGGGGTTGTCCCAGTGGAAGGGATGCTCAATATGAAACGTATGGCCAAGGCCACCGGGGCAAAAAAGGCTGCCATGGCCGATAGGGCCGTAGTTGAGCGGACAACCGGCTACATTCTGGGGGGTGTCAGCCCTCTGGCACAAAAGAAGCGGCTCTTAACAGTCATTGACGATTCTGCCCTTAACTTTGCTACCATCTTTGTCAGTGGTGGTCGCCGTGGGCTTGACATAGAGCTTTCACCCAAGGATTTACAGCAACTTGTTCAGGCACGTTTTGCAGAAATCAGTGATCAGGGGTGA
- a CDS encoding HD domain-containing phosphohydrolase, translating to MNRKKPLIFIVDDVPENIQIAMSHLRELDCDFAYATSGEQALERIRATHPDLILMDVMMPGMSGFQAVEMLNQNKETHSIPVIFLTARAESEDVVHGFNLGGVDYIIKPFKGVELRSRVRNHLELHAYRSSLERLVEERSREAELLKDVIIEAMGELAEYRDPETGSHIHRTRAYVQLLAERLVLNGHYCDILTPEYIVLLWKSAPLHDIGKVAIRDSILLKPGKLSAEEFDEMKKHTLYGEEVIANLEQMAGQPTSFLSCAKEIAGSHHEKYDGSGYPRGIVGEDIPLAGRIMAIADVYDALISKRVYKSSMSHQEAMGIMIEGKGTHFDPLLIDAFLEVEPIFSQIAATNAD from the coding sequence ATGAATAGAAAGAAGCCACTTATTTTCATCGTCGACGATGTTCCGGAAAATATTCAGATAGCCATGTCGCATCTTCGTGAGTTGGACTGTGATTTTGCCTATGCCACCTCGGGAGAACAAGCCCTGGAGCGTATCAGAGCCACCCATCCGGATTTGATTCTCATGGACGTTATGATGCCGGGAATGAGTGGGTTTCAGGCTGTTGAAATGCTTAATCAGAATAAGGAAACGCACTCCATTCCGGTGATTTTTCTTACCGCCCGCGCTGAATCTGAAGATGTCGTTCATGGATTTAATCTGGGAGGGGTCGATTACATCATTAAGCCGTTTAAGGGGGTAGAGTTACGCTCGCGCGTGCGTAATCACCTTGAACTGCATGCCTATAGAAGTAGTCTGGAGCGACTTGTAGAAGAACGCAGCCGAGAAGCGGAATTGCTCAAAGACGTTATCATTGAGGCCATGGGTGAGCTGGCAGAGTATCGCGATCCAGAGACCGGCAGCCATATTCACCGGACCAGGGCTTACGTCCAGTTACTGGCAGAACGCTTGGTGCTCAATGGTCACTACTGTGACATATTAACACCTGAATACATTGTCCTTTTGTGGAAGTCTGCACCATTGCACGATATTGGTAAGGTGGCTATTCGTGACTCAATCCTCCTTAAGCCCGGCAAACTTTCAGCGGAGGAGTTTGACGAAATGAAGAAGCACACCCTCTACGGTGAGGAGGTCATTGCTAATCTCGAGCAGATGGCAGGGCAACCCACCTCCTTTCTCAGTTGCGCCAAAGAGATCGCAGGCTCTCACCATGAGAAATATGATGGAAGTGGCTATCCTCGTGGTATCGTAGGGGAAGATATTCCCCTTGCGGGGAGGATTATGGCTATTGCCGATGTCTATGATGCGCTTATTTCCAAACGGGTCTACAAAAGTTCCATGTCTCACCAAGAGGCCATGGGGATCATGATCGAGGGCAAGGGAACGCATTTTGATCCGCTCTTGATCGATGCCTTTTTAGAGGTTGAACCGATCTTCTCCCAGATTGCTGCAACCAATGCTGATTAA
- a CDS encoding secondary thiamine-phosphate synthase enzyme YjbQ — translation MKSYHKELWFDVPTRRAFINITPQVEQCIQESGIQEGLLLCNAMHITASVFINDDESGLHHDYEQWLERLAPHAPVDQYRHNGYEDNADAHMKRQVMGREVVVAITEGQLHFGTWEQIFYGEFDGRRKKRVLVKIIGE, via the coding sequence ATGAAAAGTTATCATAAAGAGCTGTGGTTTGATGTGCCCACCCGGCGTGCCTTTATAAATATCACCCCCCAGGTTGAGCAATGTATACAGGAAAGCGGCATTCAGGAAGGATTACTCCTCTGTAATGCCATGCATATCACAGCTTCTGTCTTCATCAATGATGACGAATCCGGGCTTCACCACGATTACGAGCAGTGGCTTGAGCGACTGGCCCCCCATGCACCGGTCGATCAATATCGTCATAACGGATATGAGGATAACGCCGATGCCCATATGAAGCGTCAGGTAATGGGACGTGAAGTGGTCGTGGCGATCACCGAAGGTCAGCTCCATTTTGGAACTTGGGAACAGATTTTTTATGGCGAGTTTGACGGTCGCCGAAAAAAAAGAGTGTTAGTTAAGATAATAGGTGAATGA
- a CDS encoding amino acid ABC transporter permease has protein sequence MYCFQRKKEFVFLDLILVLVLVFLVACGVDRITGQLQYNWNWGVLPQFIFYFDEETGHWVANYLMQGLFTTLRLSLWAAVFALPLGLLLALARIGRLLYGRLISLTAIELLRNLPPLVLIFLFYFFLADQLIPVLQLDARAQAASPLMQEIIGLLFAAPHQLSAFLAALITLAVFESAYIAEIIRAGIQSIDRSQWEAATALGLTRAQCLRHVILPQAFARIMPPLAGQMISLIKDSAIVSVISIEELTYQGTQLMASTYMTIEVWLTVAALYFVLTFPCSWSVSRMERRQKYL, from the coding sequence GTGTATTGTTTTCAAAGGAAGAAGGAATTTGTTTTTCTGGATCTGATCCTTGTGCTGGTGCTGGTCTTCCTTGTCGCCTGTGGAGTAGACCGCATCACCGGACAACTGCAGTACAATTGGAACTGGGGCGTCTTGCCTCAGTTCATCTTTTATTTTGATGAAGAAACGGGGCATTGGGTTGCCAATTACCTGATGCAGGGGCTTTTTACCACTCTGAGGCTGAGTCTCTGGGCCGCTGTGTTTGCCCTTCCGTTGGGACTTTTATTGGCCCTGGCCCGCATTGGTCGTTTACTCTACGGCCGGCTGATTTCCCTGACTGCCATTGAGCTGCTGCGCAACCTTCCCCCGTTGGTGCTCATTTTTCTCTTTTATTTTTTTCTGGCGGATCAGCTTATTCCTGTATTGCAGCTGGATGCACGTGCCCAGGCAGCCTCACCACTGATGCAAGAAATTATTGGTCTGCTTTTTGCCGCACCTCATCAGCTTTCTGCCTTTCTCGCCGCTTTGATAACCCTGGCAGTATTTGAGAGCGCCTATATCGCAGAGATCATTCGTGCTGGTATCCAATCCATCGATCGTTCTCAGTGGGAAGCGGCGACGGCTCTGGGATTGACCCGTGCTCAATGTCTTCGCCATGTCATTTTGCCCCAGGCTTTTGCGCGAATAATGCCTCCGCTTGCAGGCCAAATGATCTCTCTGATCAAAGATTCCGCCATAGTCTCGGTTATCTCCATCGAGGAGTTGACGTACCAGGGAACGCAACTCATGGCCTCAACCTATATGACCATTGAAGTCTGGTTGACCGTTGCAGCGCTGTATTTTGTCTTGACTTTTCCCTGTTCCTGGTCGGTGAGTCGTATGGAACGACGGCAAAAGTATCTTTGA
- a CDS encoding cobyrinate a,c-diamide synthase, whose product MERVKSVVLAGLSGGSGKSVVSVGLIAALRNRGRGVAVFKKGPDYIDAGWMSMAAGRPCYNLDPYLMSHEAIATTFQEHIYGNAYAVVEGNRGLFDGVSAQGEYSTAELAQQLELPILLVVNCSKTTRTIAAVVLGCEAFDPRIRIAGVILNQIATPRHESIIRQSIETYTDVPVLGIMPRLKEDVFPMRHLGVTPHQESATADETVSRLGALAETNFDLDAIVERMPRKVPVPPEEIRVSAPKVTIGVLRDAAFQFYYEDNLEALTRAGARLVMIDALRSTTLPQGLDGLYIGGGFPETSARQLAENESFRQSVRDAVEQGLPVYAECGGLIFLGRSIVLDGQEYPLAGVFPVTFGISRKPQAHGYSSFVVEQENSFYPVGTKIKGHEFRYSMVRSFDDPLESLVLRMERGTGFIEGRDGLVKNNVLALYTHVIASGTPQWVEGLIGAAQRFARGKSGQ is encoded by the coding sequence TTGGAACGAGTAAAGAGTGTGGTGTTGGCCGGTCTCAGTGGTGGATCTGGGAAATCTGTAGTGTCAGTTGGTTTGATCGCTGCCCTGCGAAATCGTGGTCGCGGGGTGGCTGTTTTTAAGAAAGGGCCCGATTATATCGATGCCGGTTGGATGAGCATGGCAGCTGGACGTCCCTGTTACAATCTGGATCCCTACCTGATGAGTCACGAGGCTATAGCCACAACTTTTCAGGAGCATATTTACGGAAATGCCTATGCCGTAGTGGAAGGGAATAGAGGACTTTTTGACGGTGTCAGTGCCCAGGGAGAATATTCCACTGCCGAGTTGGCCCAGCAATTGGAACTGCCGATTCTGTTGGTGGTCAACTGCTCCAAAACGACCCGAACTATCGCCGCCGTGGTTCTTGGCTGTGAAGCCTTTGATCCACGCATCCGTATTGCGGGGGTTATCCTCAACCAGATCGCAACCCCCCGACACGAATCCATTATTCGCCAATCGATTGAAACCTATACTGATGTTCCCGTTTTGGGAATCATGCCCCGCCTCAAAGAAGATGTCTTTCCCATGCGCCATCTGGGGGTTACCCCCCACCAGGAATCGGCAACCGCCGATGAAACGGTGTCACGACTCGGTGCCCTGGCAGAGACAAACTTTGACCTGGATGCCATTGTCGAGCGTATGCCGCGCAAAGTACCGGTTCCCCCCGAGGAAATTCGGGTGAGCGCCCCGAAAGTAACCATTGGTGTGCTGCGGGATGCCGCCTTTCAGTTCTATTATGAAGATAACCTTGAAGCGTTGACCCGCGCTGGTGCTCGCCTGGTGATGATTGATGCACTTCGTTCGACCACTCTACCCCAGGGCCTTGACGGCTTGTATATTGGTGGTGGTTTTCCTGAAACCAGTGCTCGCCAACTTGCTGAGAACGAGAGCTTTCGGCAGTCCGTTCGAGATGCAGTGGAGCAAGGGCTTCCAGTCTATGCCGAATGCGGGGGCCTTATTTTTCTGGGCCGTTCCATTGTCCTCGATGGGCAGGAATACCCCCTTGCTGGTGTCTTTCCCGTGACCTTTGGTATCAGCCGAAAACCCCAGGCTCATGGGTATTCCAGTTTTGTGGTAGAACAGGAAAACAGTTTTTACCCGGTGGGGACAAAAATCAAAGGGCATGAATTCCGCTATTCAATGGTACGCAGCTTCGATGATCCTTTGGAGTCACTGGTGTTGCGTATGGAGCGTGGTACCGGATTTATTGAGGGCAGAGATGGCCTGGTAAAAAATAACGTACTAGCCCTATACACACATGTGATAGCCTCAGGGACACCCCAGTGGGTTGAAGGGCTTATTGGAGCTGCACAGCGGTTTGCTCGAGGAAAATCCGGCCAATAA
- a CDS encoding aminotransferase class V-fold PLP-dependent enzyme: protein MHLPVLKILIIEKDPDLLKKIVENLLRCVHRFDRRDIEIETITAENFSEIQDAITNDVDIQAVILSWDSENTWVSAQQSAPASVSKSCDIIAAIKAIRVSLPIYILGEESKGLEIIDESIDIESFFFRDDIIADPESILGYILNDFDDRCQTPFWSAYKSYITEANDSWHTPGHSGGLSFRNSPYIQDFYQFYGRSVFVGDLSVSVDSLGSLTEGTNAIGKAQEAAAYTFETTKTYFITNGSSTSNKIILQTLLRSDDKVIIDRNCHKSVHYGILQARANPVYLSSILSPELGIFAPPALAEIRKKIEENPETKLIVLTGCTYDGLLIDVRQVVEMAHDSGIKVFIDEAWFAYSLFHPTFRPYSAINAGADYITHSAHKVVSAFSQASYIHVNDPDFDADFFHEIYSMYSSTSPKYQIIASLDVCHKQLEMEGYGLLKGLLSQVEELKQQMRSFQSIRILEKSDFQAMFPHFSEDNLGHDSLKILLDVSRLEYSTNEIHRYLLDEIGLEIEKYTHATILVLLTLGGTRSKLIRLYNALKKLDQKKVALPVSRGKKQRVNTLPGITLDCLPSDAFFGQRTTIDMEHAVGQISAGLVTPYPPGIPVLVPGQLIEQQSIEYLRMLIAQNTRIQGMYDGQIYVLDITRKA, encoded by the coding sequence ATGCATCTTCCGGTATTGAAAATACTCATCATAGAAAAAGACCCTGATTTACTCAAGAAAATTGTTGAGAATCTCCTGCGCTGCGTTCATCGATTTGACCGTCGGGACATAGAGATAGAAACTATCACTGCAGAAAATTTCAGCGAAATTCAGGATGCAATAACAAACGATGTTGACATACAGGCGGTAATTCTCAGCTGGGACAGTGAAAACACCTGGGTTTCTGCTCAGCAGTCCGCTCCAGCTTCTGTGAGTAAAAGCTGTGACATCATCGCCGCCATCAAGGCTATTCGAGTCAGCTTGCCGATTTACATCCTTGGCGAAGAAAGCAAAGGCCTTGAAATTATTGATGAATCAATCGACATTGAATCATTTTTCTTCCGGGACGATATTATCGCCGACCCGGAGTCCATTCTGGGCTACATCCTCAATGACTTTGATGACCGCTGTCAGACCCCCTTTTGGAGTGCGTATAAGAGCTATATAACTGAGGCAAACGACTCCTGGCACACCCCAGGGCACAGCGGCGGACTCAGCTTTCGCAATTCACCCTATATACAGGATTTTTATCAGTTCTACGGGCGCAGCGTCTTTGTTGGTGATCTCTCAGTTTCTGTCGACAGCCTGGGCTCCTTAACCGAGGGAACCAACGCCATTGGTAAGGCCCAGGAGGCAGCAGCCTACACTTTCGAAACCACAAAGACCTATTTTATAACCAATGGTTCTTCCACCTCGAACAAGATCATTTTACAGACACTGCTGCGCAGCGATGACAAGGTTATTATCGATCGTAACTGCCACAAGTCTGTCCATTACGGCATCCTCCAGGCACGTGCCAACCCGGTGTATCTCAGTTCCATTCTCAGCCCTGAATTGGGAATCTTTGCGCCTCCTGCACTGGCCGAAATTCGGAAAAAAATCGAAGAAAATCCTGAAACCAAGCTGATCGTTTTAACCGGTTGCACCTATGACGGACTCCTTATCGATGTACGTCAAGTTGTGGAGATGGCGCATGATAGTGGCATCAAGGTATTTATTGACGAAGCGTGGTTTGCCTACTCTCTCTTTCACCCAACATTTCGCCCCTATTCTGCAATCAATGCGGGAGCAGATTATATTACTCATTCAGCCCACAAGGTGGTTTCAGCCTTTTCTCAGGCATCCTATATTCATGTCAACGATCCCGATTTTGATGCAGATTTTTTTCATGAGATTTACTCGATGTACTCCAGTACCTCACCTAAGTACCAGATTATCGCCTCACTCGATGTTTGCCACAAACAGCTTGAGATGGAAGGATACGGACTGCTGAAGGGATTACTTAGCCAGGTGGAAGAGCTCAAGCAACAAATGCGCTCTTTTCAGTCGATACGAATATTGGAAAAATCAGATTTTCAGGCCATGTTTCCCCATTTCAGCGAGGATAATCTGGGACATGACAGCTTAAAAATCCTCCTTGATGTCTCGCGACTTGAGTACTCCACCAACGAGATCCATCGCTATCTGCTTGATGAAATAGGTCTTGAGATTGAGAAGTACACCCATGCGACCATTCTCGTCCTGCTCACCCTGGGTGGAACACGTTCCAAATTGATCCGACTCTATAATGCCCTCAAAAAATTGGATCAGAAAAAGGTTGCGCTCCCGGTGAGTCGAGGCAAAAAACAGCGGGTCAACACCCTCCCCGGCATCACCCTGGACTGCCTGCCCTCAGATGCCTTTTTTGGTCAACGCACCACCATTGACATGGAACATGCCGTAGGTCAGATCTCCGCCGGATTAGTGACTCCCTACCCTCCGGGAATTCCGGTATTGGTACCGGGGCAGCTCATTGAGCAACAAAGTATAGAGTACTTACGTATGCTCATCGCGCAAAACACGCGAATACAGGGGATGTATGATGGCCAGATCTATGTGTTGGATATAACGAGGAAAGCGTAA